The sequence TCGCCGACACCGGCACGTCGGTCGCCGACTACCTGCGGCAGATCGAACGGCACGGCCCCAGCGCCCTCTCCGTGGAGGCGACCTGGGACCTGTCGCTGAACCGGCTGCTCGAGCGGGCGCCCGCCGCGTACCGGCTGTTGCAGCTCTGCTCGGTGCTGGCCCCGGAGATCGCCCTCGAACTCATCTACAGCGACGAGATGGCGGCGGCCCTCGTGCCGTTCGACCCGTCGGTGTCGGAGCGGCTCGTGCGCGGCGCCCTGGTCCAGCAGATCAACCGCCTGGCACTGCTCAAGCTCGACGTCCAGGGCGGTCGGGTCCAGGTGCACCGGCTGTTGCAGGCGGTGGTCCGCGACCGGATGACCGACGACGAGATCACCGCCGCCCGACACCAGGTGCACCTGGTGCTGGCAGCCTCCCGACCCCGTGGCGACGTGGACGACCCGACCACCTGGGCCCGGCTGCGCATGCTCTGGCCGCACCTGGAGGTCTCCGAGGCGTTGACCTGCCCGGACGAGTCGGTGTGTCAGCTGCTCATCGACCGGGTCCGTTATCTGTGGCAGCGCGGCGGTCTGGACCAGGCCGACGTGTTCAGCCAGGAGGTGGACGACACCTGGAGCGCGCGGCTCGGCGACACGCGCGAGGAGACCGAGGCGTCGCCGCTGGGCCGCCAGTTGTTGCACCTGCGGTTCAACCGGGCGAACATCCTGCGCAGCCTGGGCCGGTTCGACGAGGCGCGGGACCTGGACGAGGCGGTGCTCGCCGAGCAACGCCGGCTGCTGGGCCCGCTGCACCCGCACAGTCTGATGACCGCCGGCAGCCTCGGCGGTGACCTGCGGGCGCTCGGCCGCTACGCCGAGGCCCTGGAACGGGACCGGTCCACCTACGCCTCCTGGCTCCAGGTGTTCGGCGAGGACCACCCCCGGACGTTGAGCGCCGCCAACAACCTCGCCGTCTCGTACCGGCTGGTCGGCGACTACCGGTCGGCCCGACGATGGGACGACGAGGTGCACCAGCGGCGGCGGCTGGTGCTCGGCCCCACACACCCGTACACCCTCGTCTCGGCGGTGCGGCTCGGCAGCGACCTGCGGGAAGCCGGCGAGTACGAGCGGTCCGCCGCCCTGCTGCGCACTGTGTACGAGACGTACTGCGAGGTGCTCGGGCCGGACGACGGCCAGAGTCTCGCCGCTCAGGTCAACCTGGCGGTGTCGCTGCGCAGCTCCGGTCGGGGCAGCGAGGCCGCGCCGTTGTTCGAGACCGCCTACCGTGAGCTCGACGAACGCTTCGGTCCGGACAACCCGGACACGGTGGCGTGCCGGTCGAGTCGCGCGGCGAACCTGTTGGCCGTCGGTGACGCGGCTCGGGCGCTGACCGAGATGACAGCTGTGCGCCTGGCGTTCGAGGAGCAGCTCCGGCTCGGCCCGGAGCACCCGCACACACTGGCGACGGTGAGCAACATCTCGGCGGCGGAGCGCGCATTGGGGCGCAGGTCGGACGCGCTCGCCTCGGCGGCCCGGGCGGTCGGGGAGTTGCGCAAGGTGCTCGGCCCGGACCACCCGCACACCCTCGCCGCGGAGGTCAACCAGGCGGTGTGCCTCGCCGAGGAGGGCGACCGGGAGTCGGCGCGGGACCGGCTGCGGGAGACCGCCGGCCGGCTGGCCGCGGTGATCGGCGCGGACCACCCCGACACGCTGCGCTGCCTCGGCGATCTCGCCCTGGTGTCGAGGCGGGCCGGCGACGGCGCGGCCAGCGAGGACGTGGGCGACGTGGCGGACCGGCTGGCCGAGGTGATCGGTCTGGAACATCCCACGGTGCAGACCCTGCGCGAACGGCGGTTCGTGGTCCGGGTGATCGACCCACACACGATCTGACCGGGTCGTCCGGCGGGCAGGTCGTTGTCGGGCCGGTCCGGTCGGGCCGGGCGCTCAGAGCCGCGGGCTGGTCGCGAGGTCCGGCGTGGCCAGCCAGGTCAGGGTCTGCGGCAGGATCTCCACCGCCCCGAAGTGCGCGGCGCCGGGCTGCACCTGCACCTCGGCGCGCGGGATCCGCGAGGCGAGCCAGTGGGAGTGCTCCACCGGGGAGAAGCGGTCCTGCTCGCCGTGCCAGAGCCGGACCTCCGCGCGGATGGCCCCCAGGTCGAACCCCCAGCCGCGCCGGATCGCCAACACGTCGTCGATCCAACCCTCGGGGCCGTGTCGCAGCGCCTCGGAGTACATGTCGGTCAGCAGTCGCCGGATCGCGACGTCGTCGACGACCCGGATGTCCTCGTCGGGCAGTTGGGGGCGGAGGAAGTCCAGCAGCGTCATCGGGTCCCGGCGGGCCTCCTCCGCGCGAACCTTCAGGTTGAGCGTGAGCTCGGCCAGGTCCTCGTCGGCCTGCCCGTAGTCCTCCACGTTCGATTCCGCCATGCCCGCGTACCAGTCCAGGTCAGGCGCGCCGGCCGGGGCGAGCCCCACCAGCACGGCGGCCCGGGTGACCCGGTCCGGCAGCAGCGCGGCGCAGGCCAGGGCATGCGGCCCGCCACCGGACCGGCCCACCACCGAGAACTGGTCGATGCCGAGGTCGTCGGCGATCGCTGCCACGTCGGCCGCGGCGTCGGCCACCCGCCGACCCTCGTGCCGGTCGGAGTCGCCGTACCCGGGTCGGTCGTAGCAGACGAGGTGCACACCGAGGCGGTAGACGACGATGCCCCGGGGCCGGGGGCCGCTGCGGCTGCCCGGGGTGCCGTGCAGCAGGAAGACCGCCGGCCCGTCCGGCGATCCCGAAGTCTCCACCGCGAGGTGCCGTCCGTCCGGGGTCGTGACGGTGCGCTGTGTCGCATCTTGTCGCGTCACGGTTGGCCTCCCGCGGGTCGTCATGTGCTCCCCCGTGAACGGAGCCGCGCATCGTCGGCGCCGAGTGCAAAGCCCCCGAAATCGCCCAGAACACATTCTTGTTGTGCAGCGTACTGCCCGTCGTGGATGCCCGCCATGGGCCAGCGGGTCAATGCCGGTGGGTTGGGCCACCCGAACGGGCCGCTACCCTGGTAGCCCGAGGGGAAGGGGCACCAAGAGGGTGGCTAGGACCTACAACGTCGTGACGTACGGCTGCCAGATGAACGTGCACGATTCTGAGCGGATCTCCGGCCTGCTCGAACAGGCCGGCTACGTGCGCGCCGTGCCGACCGACGACACCCCGGACATCGTCGTCTTCAACACCTGCGCGGTGCGGGAGAACGCGGACAACCGGCTCTACGGCAACCTCGGTCGCCTGCGCCCCGTGAAGGACAAGCACCCCGGGATGCAGATCGCTGTCGGCGGCTGCCTGGCCCAGAAGGACCGGGGCGACATCGTCCGCAAGGCCCCCTGGGTGGACGTGGTCTTCGGCACCCACAACATCGGCGCGCTGCCGGTGCTGCTGGAGCGGGCCCGGCACAACGCCGCCGCCGAGGTGGAGATCCTGGAGTCCCTCGACGTCTTCCCGTCCACGCTGCCCACCCGCCGCGAGTCCACCTACGCCGGTTGGGTGTCGATCTCGGTGGGGTGCAACAACACCTGCACGTTCTGCATCGTGCCGGCGCTGCGCGGCAAGGAGAAGGACCGGCGCCCCGGCGACATCCTCTCCGAGGTGCGCGCCCTGGTCGACGAGGGCGTGCTGGAGGTGACCCTGCTCGGGCAGAACGTCAACTCGTACGGCGTGGAGTTCGGCGACCGGTACGCGTTCGGCAAGCTGCTGCGGGCCTGCGGCGACATCGACGGGCTGGAGCGCGTCCGGTTCACCAGCCCGCACCCGAAGGACTTCACCGACGACGTGATCGCCGCGATGGCCGAGACGCCGAACGTCTGCCACTCGCTGCACATGCCGTTGCAGTCCGGCTCCGACGACGTGCTCCGGGCGATGCGCCGGTCCTACCGTTCCGAGCGCTACCTGGGGATCATCGAGAAGGTCCGCGCGGCGATGCCGGACGCGGCGATCACCACCGACATCATCGTCGGCTTCCCCGGTGAGACCGAGGCCGACTTCCAGCGCACCCTGGACGTGGTCCGCGAGGCCCGGTTCTCCTCGGCCTTCACCTTCCAGTACTCGAAGCGGCCCGGCACCCCCGCCGCGACCATGGACGATCAGCTGCCCAAGCAGGTCGTGCAGGAGCGCTACGAGCGGTTGGTCGCTACCGTCGAGGAGATCACCTGGGCGGAGAACAAGCGCCTCGTCGGGGAGACCGTCGAGGTGCTGGTAGCGGTCGGCGAGGGCCGCAAGGACGAGCGGACCGGCCGAATGTCGGGTCGGGCCCGCGACGGTCGACTGGTGCACTTCGCGACCGAGACCGCCGGTGGGGAGTCCCTCGCTGGGCAGATCCGGCCGGGCGACATCGTCCACACCACCATCACGTACGCGGCGCCCCACCACCTGAACGCCGACGGACCGCCGGTGGCGCACCGGCGCACCCGGGCCGGCGACGCCGCCGAGGCGGGTCGCTCCCCGCGTACCCCCGGGGTTCTGCTCGGTCTGCCGACGATCGGCGCACCGCCGGTCGCGCCTGCCCCCGTCGCTGGCTGCGCCACCCACTGACCGCACGGAAGGGCCCCCGGACGAGGGGCCCTTCCGTGAAGGGCTGAGTCAGACGGTGATCCGGCCGGCGCCGACGCCCGCCGTCACGATGGACTTGACGGTGCTCGCGGTGTCCAGCTGGTAGGAGTACGGGATGCTGGCCACGCTGCCGCCGGCCTGGCCGGTGGGCGAGTTGACGAAGTGGTTGTTGCGGGCGACCAGGCTGCCGGGCCCCGAGTCCCCCTCGCCGAGGTGGTACGGGTCGTCGACGTTCTCGAAGTAGTTGCCCTCGACGAGCACCCCGGCGTTCTCGGTGGACGCGACGCCGTAGCCGCCGTTGGCCCGGTAGTAGTTGTTGTACACGTGCACCGGGTTGCCGAAGCGCACCCGGGGGTTGCGCTGGTTGCTGCCGTCGAACCAGTTGTGGTGGTAGCTCACCCGCAGGTGGCCGACGTCCTGGCTGGCGTTGTCGTCGCTGTGGCCGAGCAGCATTGTCTTGTCGTGGCTGGAGACCCGGTTCCATGAGACGGTGACGAAGTCGGAGCCGCGCTTGATGTCGACGGCGCCGTCGTACCCGTT comes from Micromonospora vinacea and encodes:
- a CDS encoding alpha/beta fold hydrolase, which produces MTRQDATQRTVTTPDGRHLAVETSGSPDGPAVFLLHGTPGSRSGPRPRGIVVYRLGVHLVCYDRPGYGDSDRHEGRRVADAAADVAAIADDLGIDQFSVVGRSGGGPHALACAALLPDRVTRAAVLVGLAPAGAPDLDWYAGMAESNVEDYGQADEDLAELTLNLKVRAEEARRDPMTLLDFLRPQLPDEDIRVVDDVAIRRLLTDMYSEALRHGPEGWIDDVLAIRRGWGFDLGAIRAEVRLWHGEQDRFSPVEHSHWLASRIPRAEVQVQPGAAHFGAVEILPQTLTWLATPDLATSPRL
- the miaB gene encoding tRNA (N6-isopentenyl adenosine(37)-C2)-methylthiotransferase MiaB, with translation MARTYNVVTYGCQMNVHDSERISGLLEQAGYVRAVPTDDTPDIVVFNTCAVRENADNRLYGNLGRLRPVKDKHPGMQIAVGGCLAQKDRGDIVRKAPWVDVVFGTHNIGALPVLLERARHNAAAEVEILESLDVFPSTLPTRRESTYAGWVSISVGCNNTCTFCIVPALRGKEKDRRPGDILSEVRALVDEGVLEVTLLGQNVNSYGVEFGDRYAFGKLLRACGDIDGLERVRFTSPHPKDFTDDVIAAMAETPNVCHSLHMPLQSGSDDVLRAMRRSYRSERYLGIIEKVRAAMPDAAITTDIIVGFPGETEADFQRTLDVVREARFSSAFTFQYSKRPGTPAATMDDQLPKQVVQERYERLVATVEEITWAENKRLVGETVEVLVAVGEGRKDERTGRMSGRARDGRLVHFATETAGGESLAGQIRPGDIVHTTITYAAPHHLNADGPPVAHRRTRAGDAAEAGRSPRTPGVLLGLPTIGAPPVAPAPVAGCATH